One segment of Tenrec ecaudatus isolate mTenEca1 chromosome 1, mTenEca1.hap1, whole genome shotgun sequence DNA contains the following:
- the ANGPTL3 gene encoding angiopoietin-related protein 3: MYTIKLILFIVPLVISSRIDQDSSLDVLSPAPKSRFAMLDDVKILANGLLQLGHGLKDFVHKTKGQINDIFQKLNIFDKYFDDLSVQTDELKAEEKELRRTTSKLQSRNEEVKNMSLELNAKLESLLEEKILLQKKVRDLEEQLTNLIQNQHATQQHPEVTSLKTFVEQQDNSIKVLLQMVEEQYRQLNQQHSQIKEIENQLKKTGVQESTEISVPSKTRAPRNTASLHEIKNVDHDGIAADCTAIFKRGEHTSGIYAIRPNNSQVFNVYCDVQSGNSWTLIQHRINGSQNFNETWENYKHGFGNLDGEFWLGLEKIYSIVKQSNYILRVELDDWKDNKYYVEYSFHLGNHETNYKLYLVEINGNIPNAIPEHKYLVFSTWDHNAKGHLSCQGDYSGWWWHDVCGEHTLNGKYIRPRSEAKAERRGICWKPQNGRVFSIKSTKMLIHPTHLESFE, translated from the exons ATGTACACAATTAAGCTCATTCTTTTTATTGTCCCGCTAGTTATTTCCTCCAGAATTGACCAAGATTCATCATTAGATGTACTATCTCCAGCACCAAAATCAAGATTTGCAATGTTAGATGATGTCAAAATCTTAGCAAATGGTCTCCTTCAGTTGGGGCATGGTCTTAAAGACTTTGTCCACAAGACTAAGGGCCAAATTAATGACATATTTCAGAAACTCAACATATTTGATAAGTATTTTGATGACCTATCAGTGCAAACCGATGAGCTCAAAGCAGAAGAAAAGGAACTCAGGAGAACAACATCGAAACTGCAATCCAGAAATGAGGAAGTAAAGAATATGTCGCTGGAACTGAACGCAAAACTCGAGAGCCTTTTAGAGGAAAAAATTCTACTTCAAAAGAAAGTGAGGGATTTGGAAGAGCAATTAACCAATTTAATTCAAAATCAACATGCAACTCAGCAACACCCAGAAGTAACTTCACTTAAA ACTTTTGTAGAGCAACAAGACAACAGCATCAAAGTCCTTCTCCAGATGGTAGAAGAACAATATAGACAATTAAACCAACAACACAGCcaaataaaagaaatagaaaatcag CTGAAAAAGACTGGTGTTCAAGAATCAACAGAAATATCTGTTCCTTCAAAGACAAGAGCACCAAGAAATACTGCTTCTCTTCATGAAATAAAAAATGTAGACCATGATG GAATTGCTGCTGACTGTACCGCCATTTTTAAAAGAGGTGAACATACTAGCGGCATTTATGCTATTAGACCCAACAACTCTCAAGTTTTTAATGTCTACTGTGATGTTCAATCAG GTAATTCATGGACCTTAATTCAACACCGAATAAATGGATCACAAAATTTCAATGAAACTTGGGAGAATTACAAACATGGTTTTGGAAACCTTGATG GAGAATTTTGGTTGGGTCTGGAGAAAATATACTCTATAGTGAAACAATCCAATTACATTTTAAGAGTTGAGTTGGACGACTGGAAAGACAATAAATATTATGTTGAATATTCTTTTCATTTGGGAAATCATGAAACCAACTACAAATTATACTTAGTTGAGATTAATGGCAACATTCCCAATGCAATCCCAGAACACAAATATTTAGTGTTTTCTACATGGGATCACAACGCCAAAGGACATCTCAGTTGCCAAGGAGACTATTCAG GTTGGTGGTGGCATGATGTATGTGGAGAACACACTCTAAATGGTAAATATATCAGACCAAGGTCAGAAGCCAAGGCTGAGAGAAGAGGAATATGTTGGAAGCCTCAGAACGGAAGGGTGTTCTCTATCAAATCAACCAAAATGTTGATCCACCCAACTCATTTAGAAAGTTTTGAATGA